The sequence GTGAAGCTTTCGTTGTGCGCGTATTCCACGCCCCCGAAAGCAACGACATTGCCGCTCTTGGTCAGGTCGGCGGTGAAATTGGTCGCCAGCGCTCCTTGCTCTTGCCGCATCAGCAGGAACTGAAACTGCGACAAATCGTAGGTGCGGCCGATCCCGGCTGCGTTGGAGCCGATATAGGTGCCGGCGGCGAGACCCGAGAGGCTGGTCGCGGTCGCATTGCCGGGGCCGGTAGGGTTGTTATCGCGCGGTGAGTTCAGGGTCGCTGCAAGAAGATTTGCGCCGACCACACCGGGAACAGAGGTCGTCGAGATGTAGAATGGGCTCGAGAACGAGCGCGCGCTCTGCCGCAGCGGATCGGTATGCTGATAGCTGGCGGTCATGGTCAGGTTCAGGCCCTCGATGGGCTCGCCGCCGGCGATCAGATAGGCTGACCGTTCGGTGTAGCCGCCGTCCGCCTCGGCGATTCGCCCGCCAACCTCTTCGCCGTCGAACTTGTGCTTGAGGATCAGGTTGACCACCCCGCCGACCGCATCCGAGCCGTAGATCGCGGAGGAGCCGTCGGCCAGCACCTCGACGCGCTCGATGGCCGCGGTCGGGATGGCGCTGACGTCGACGAAGGTCTTGCCGCCGAGGCCGGCGATGGCGTCGATCGCCGAGCGGCGGCCGTCGATCAGCACCAGGGTGTCAAGGTTACGCAGCTGCACCTGCGAGCCGCCCGCCGTGTTCTGATTGGTGTTGTTGGCGTTGCTTGTTCCGGTGTTGCTGCGGCCGGCGAAGGACGGCAGGTCCTTGCGCAAAATCTCAAGCACATTGGAATTGACCCCGCCCTTGGCGATAGAGGCTGCGCTGACCGTGCTCACAGGCACGGCGACCGCGTCCGGTGTGGTCGGCAGGGCCGAGCCGGTGACCACAATCTCCTGCACCGACGGCGGCGCGGGCGAGGGCTGGGCTTGGGCATGAACGCTTGACGCGGCGGCAAGCGCAGTGCTCACCAAAAGCGACGCGACATATGCGGACTTCGACGGCATGGATGTCCTCTCCCCGTCCAACGCCGACCTTGGTCGCGGCGCCGGATTCTCTATCTTGTTCTTGCTGGCGGCTGGCTCGCCGCATCCGGCCGGCAACGCCGCCAGGCCAAGTCGCCTTGCGGGCCTTGCGGCCCTGTTTCCTCCATCTGCAGGCCGCGTTTCGCGGCCTTTCATTTTCGAAAACACCATGCGCCGGCAACCTGTAGCCAAGCTGAATTGCGACTTAATTCGGGCGCACCTTTCAAAGCTGAAGTAACGCGCAAAGAAAGCCCCGCCCGTCGGGGGACGGGCGGGGCGAGGTCCGGTCGCCTGGGAGGTTGGCGCCGGGCCGTCCGCGCTTTTCAGGTCAGGGTCGGGGCGCGACGGCGTATTGCAGGACGGCGGCGCCGGTCTTGGCTTCGCCCGGAGAGACGGCGACGAACAGGCGGTTCAGCTGCGGCACGAGGATGCCGGTCTTGGCCGCGACCCCGCTCGGTATGCGGGCCAGCTCGGAATAGTGGTCGGGATCGTCTTCCTGGAAGACGCCGATATAGCCCTCGCCACCCAGCACGTAGACACGGCCGTTGGCCTTGTCGAACACCACCTCGTCGGTGCGCTCGGGCGCCTTGAAGCTGGCGATGGACTGGCCGCTGTCGGCGTTCAGCACCACCAGCTTGCCGGGCTTGCGGGTCACCACGAACAGACGGTGGTGCGCCTCGTCCATGGCGATCGGCGCGTTCTGCTCGGCCTCCTTGATCGGCCATTGGGCGGTGACCTGGCCGGTCTTCTTGTCGATCACCGCCAGAAAGTTCTTGTCGGTGATGTTGATGAAGATGCGATCGCCCTGCTGCTCGACCGCCAGGGCCTCCGTGTGATTGGAGTCGAAGTGGACCTTGGAATATTCCTCGCCGGTGGTCGGATCGATCTCTTCAAGATAGCAATCCTTCATGTCCACGTCCTTGCCGCCGGTCACGACGTAGAGCCGGCCACGCGGCGCGTCATAGCCCACCGAGTCGGCGCCCGGCGTCAGCTTGACCGAACCCACCA is a genomic window of Phenylobacterium montanum containing:
- a CDS encoding YncE family protein, with translation MRARLAALFTGAALAVAALSASLAHAADEEPLKLVGRTELPGYSGDFDHFGVDLKGDRLFLAAEDHGTLEVFRLSTGEHLKTVTGVETPHSILFMPDQNRLLVTDSGSGMTKILDATSYAVVGSVKLTPGADSVGYDAPRGRLYVVTGGKDVDMKDCYLEEIDPTTGEEYSKVHFDSNHTEALAVEQQGDRIFINITDKNFLAVIDKKTGQVTAQWPIKEAEQNAPIAMDEAHHRLFVVTRKPGKLVVLNADSGQSIASFKAPERTDEVVFDKANGRVYVLGGEGYIGVFQEDDPDHYSELARIPSGVAAKTGILVPQLNRLFVAVSPGEAKTGAAVLQYAVAPRP